The Funiculus sociatus GB2-C1 DNA window ACGAACGGCACAGACATCGGTATGAGTTTAACAATGCTTATCGCAACCTGTTCTTAGAATCAGGTTATGTAATTAGTGGCACCTCACCTGATGGTCGGTTGGTGGAAATCATAGAACTACCCAACCATCCGTTCTTTATTGCCACCCAGTTCCACCCAGAATTCCGCTCTCGACCCAATACGCCTCACCCCCTGTTCCAGGGATTGATTCAAGCAGCGTTAGGTAAGCTTGACCGTGGAATTGCCCATCCTGACGACTCCAGAGAGCAGACCAAGGAAGATGCGACAACCCTCCAAGCAGCTGAGGTATCTTAACTGTTGCTTCAAGTTACAGCAGGACGTATTGCGATCGCAATACGTCCTGCTTTGGCGCGCGAGCTTGAATGGGAGAGTGTTGTCAGTGACAAAACTCACCTTTATGTGAGGAGGCCTTGTGGCGTATTGGATAAAAGTTAGTTATGAGCGAAATGAATATGTAGTTGATCTTGACCGCATCAGTGCTTTTGCTTGCACCCAAAACGGTAAGGTAACGTTTTGGTTGCCTGATAGTGCCATCCCGATTATTATCAACCGGCAAAGTAATGCGGATGGCTATCAACAAGTCATGGACTATGTGCAGCAGGTAAGCTTCCATTCGATAGCGGCATCGTGGATCAAAGTTATTTATGAGCGCAATGAGTATGTAGTCGATCTCAACCGTATCAGTAGCTTTTCCTATTCTCAAAGCGGTAGGATAACGTTTTGGTTGCCTAATTGTGCCATTCCTATCATTATCAATAAGCAAAGCGATCCAGATTCCTATGAGAAAATTCTCGACTACATTAAACGGAAAACTGGACACGCATTCCTTTAAAAAAGGCTAATAGCTAATGGCTAATAGTAACAAAAAAAGCAATTAGCAATTAGCTTTTCCCCAAGCCAGTTTTGCCGCACCCACCATTCCAGCAGAGTTGCCTAACTCGGCTTTCAACAGCTGCAAACCAGCACGAGAACTAGGCAGCACTCGCCGTTCAATTTCTCCCAGAACAGCTGGGAAGAAAAATTCTGCACTCGCACTAACGCCGCCGCCAATTGCGATCGCTTGCGGTGTCAAAACATAAATCAGACTCGCCAACCCAACACCCAAGTCACGTCCGTAGCTTTCCCAAAATTTCAAAGCCTCTGCGTCGCCTGAAGAAGCCAACTTACCTAGTTCCTCTGGTTCTAATCCAGTGCGGCGGCGAATAGCTGGTACTGATAAATATTGTTCTAAAGAACCTTGATTGCCACTATTACACACAGGGCCATCTGGGTTCAAAGTAATTAATCCCAACTCGCCAGCAGCACCTTGATTACCGACGAACAGCTTACCATCCAGAATAATCGCACCACCGACACCAGTTCCCAGTGTCAGCAAAATCATATCGCGGTAGTGACGACCTGCCCCTAACCAAGCTTCTCCTAGACCAGCACAGTTGGCATCATTAGCAAGAACTGTCGGTAAACCAGTTTTTGCCTCTAACCATTCTGCCAGGGGAACATCGTGCCAACTTGTGAGATTAATCGCTACTCTGGCAATTCTACCAGCAGCATCGGCGGGGCCGGGGGTGCCAAGACCAATAGCGATCGCGCATTTTTGGGGATCGAGGCGGGAAATGGCGGATGCGATCGCTTCCATTACCGCTTCCGGCGTCGCAGGTTGCGGTGTCGCCACACTAAAAGACTGCAAGCAAGTCCCATCCTCGCGGAATCTCCCCAACTTAATCGCCGTTCCCCCCAAATCGATACCAATTACTTCCCGATTCACCACAATCGTTCTCACATCCCAAATTTCATCTTATTCCACTATATTGCCGCTATGTGCAACTTTTACCTACCGAGAGGCAATCCGTATATTCAACCAG harbors:
- a CDS encoding ROK family protein is translated as MRTIVVNREVIGIDLGGTAIKLGRFREDGTCLQSFSVATPQPATPEAVMEAIASAISRLDPQKCAIAIGLGTPGPADAAGRIARVAINLTSWHDVPLAEWLEAKTGLPTVLANDANCAGLGEAWLGAGRHYRDMILLTLGTGVGGAIILDGKLFVGNQGAAGELGLITLNPDGPVCNSGNQGSLEQYLSVPAIRRRTGLEPEELGKLASSGDAEALKFWESYGRDLGVGLASLIYVLTPQAIAIGGGVSASAEFFFPAVLGEIERRVLPSSRAGLQLLKAELGNSAGMVGAAKLAWGKANC